ctccatgttgaatctctccttggtcagcttccagccgttgttcctcgtccggccctctagtgccctggagaataaagtgatcccctcctctctgtggcaacccctcgtatacttgtagactgctatcatgtccgctctggccctccttttctctaggctatccatgcccagttccctcagtctctcttcgtaagtcttggtttctagacccctgatcattttggttgctcttttctgcaccttctccagagtttcaatgtcttttttgaagtgtggtgaccagaactgaacacagtactccaggtgtggtctgaccagggcgtagtagactGTTTACCTTTTCATAGGCATTCTTCGCTCTGGAAAATCACAACTTTCTTGAAACTTCAGACCACAACTGGCGAGCCTCCACCTATCGCGCAACTTTGCCCATTTTTTATTACTGGGCAGGCTGACCATGTCCGCATACTCCAAACAGCAGTAGACTTTCTGCAATTCAACCACAAGGAGATCATATTAGATTACATGAttattaaagttggaagggaccttgaaggttccGGGGATAgactataaattttataaaaatataaaataatataatcctTACCAGGAATTTGGTGAATTGGTCTGTCTTGCTGTATCTGTACAGTTTATATAGCTGCTTCTCATCCAGGGTTGAGAAAAGGGAGACAAACCTCCAGAGCAGTCTGAAATGGAGAGGGAAGCATTttacagggagtcctcgacttacggccGTTCCTTTAGTGACGGTCCAAACTTACAACAGGGGGGGGAAAAGAACCAGGCCTTGCAATTACAACCATACAAAAAAGGGCCCAAAATACCTTTAAAAAATAGTGGAAGGAAAatgaaaaggagaaggggaaaaaaaagctccAAAAAATTAAATCTACCAAGATAAATATTTAaaagtgagaagaagaaaaaaccccaagaaattcAGCAATTGTCCAcccaaaaaaaggaaggaaaaaaggaaaaatgaaccagaaaaaagaggaaaaaaataaaataataattttaaaaaaattaaacaaacatttataaatttaaaaatctataatGATTTCCATCTAAATAAAAAACTtgaataaaaaacaagaaaatggaaaaaagaaaaattacataATTATATATCTATAGCTATATGAATATAGCTATCACGCTAAAAAGTTTCCTAATCAAACTCCGACTCAAAGTCAAAAAAGCcccaacataaaaataaaaactatagGTTTCAATATTCTATTTATAAAATCACAGGAAGAGGTTTCTAGGTATCTTCAAAATAAATTCTccaaacaaaagtaaaaaataatatcAAATCTGTGGCACAAACTAGGCTGTGTAAATAAACTGCAGCTGGCTTTATTATGTGGTTTCAAGGTTAGAaagctagatcagtgtttcccaactgtggcaacttgaagatatctggacttcaattcccagaattccccagccagcattcactggctggggaattctgggagttgaagtccaattatcttcaagttgccaaggttgggaaacattgagctAGATAGTAAGAAGAGCTGGGGCAATCACTTATCTGAGATTGTAtggggcaatgatggcgaaccttgtttgGTTCACGTGTCAAAAGGGTGTTTCCTccctcccatgcatgtgcactcCCACACtcactgcccctgcacatgcacagaatttcCCCCAGTCCCCATGCATGCAAACAGGTCTCACAGAAACCTGGgacagtgaaagagtagtagatgcttggaacaaacttccagcagacgtggttggtaaatccacaggaactgaattgaaacatacctgggataaacatagatccatgttAAGATAAAATATAGTTTTATAGTTTGAAGACTcgtctttgccgccaggcctggggccattagatctctccccccaccaccaacaaatgtgtttagaataatctattaattgagtgaatgataattgaatgtttttagtttttaggatgttttttaagtcttttaactgttatttaaatggatcaaattgttttattttgtattctatgtttgttgtgagctgccccgagtccacggagaggggcagcatacaaatccaataaatgaatgaatgaatgaatgaaatagtacaagggcagattagatggaccatgaggtctttttctgccgtcaatcttctatgtttctatgtttaagtgtttttaataggaaagtgaacacaagaagaaggggacacaatcggaggttagctgggggaagatttgaagtaacgtgagaaaatattattttattgaaagagtagtagatgcttggaacaaacttccagcagacgtggttggtaaatccacagtaactgaatttaaacatgtctgggataaacatttatttatttatttatttatttatttattcattcattcattcattcattcattcattcattcattcattcatttatttatttatttatttatttattggatttgtatgccgcccctctccggagactcggggcggctaacaacagtaataaaacaatgtacaataataatccaataaatactaaaaatgattaaaaaacccattaatataaaaaaccaaacatacatacagacataccacacatgaaattgtaaaggcccagggggaaagagcatctcaattcccccatgcctggcggcagaggtgggttttaagtagcttacgaaacatgtatgcatcctaagataaaatgcaggaaatagtataagggcagactagatggaccaggaggtctttttctgccatcaatcttctgtgtttctgtttctaaaatgGTCAAACGGGCaaacctggaagtttggaaaaacaggttTCCCGGTTTCCCGGTTTTTCATACTCCAGAactttcagggaagcttcataaaaccccagagtgtgaaaaatagcacaacaggcaaaccggaagtctgttttctgaacttccagtttgcccgttgggcgggggtttttttgcactccggggcttcgggGAACATTTCCTAAAAGTCTTCTCACCTTGAATCTGTAGGAGAGCTATCCTTTACCTATGCACAAACGGAAAGGGACCAATCTACCTTTCTGGCTCAGATCCTATTTTACCAAAGGGCTCAGCAGACTAAATAAAACCCCTCTTGATTTTACAGCTAACGATTTCTGCAAAGAAAAAGTTATTTCCTTACTTTTTCCAGTGCTTCACTTCCCACGATTTGCAGTTATACACAAGAAACATATTGATATGTTCCccaaggatgttgagattctttCTGGTGCTGAGTAGCTTCCTTTCCTTCGGGTAATCTTTTGGCATATTCAGCCtctggagggtttttttaaaaggtctCAAGTAATCCTTGCACTGGAATGCAGAGaagttggaaaaaaaagaaaggataaaTAGTTTCTGCTGACAGTATTACTTGAGTAAATCCCAGGAGTCATGTTTTACTTAAAGGAGACCTTGtcattataatattttttttaattatttatttatttattatttagatttgtatgccgcccctctccgaagactcggggcggctcacaacaagatagaacaaatcataaataatccaaataacattaaaatatttaaagatttaaaagaaccccatatactaacagacacacacacaagcataccatgtataaaattgaacatgcccgggggaggtgtttcaattcccccatgcctgacggcaaaggtgggttttaaggagtttacggaaggcaggaagagtaggggcagttctaatctctggggggagttggttccagagagtcggtgccgccacagagaaggctcttcccctggggcccgccaaccgacattgtttagttgacggggcccggagaaggcccactctgtgggacctaatcggtcgctgggattcgtgcagcaggaggcggtccctgagatattctggtccagtgccatgaagggctttaaaagtcataaccaacactttggattgtgaccggaaattgattggcagccaatgcagactgcggagtgatggtgaaacatgggcatacctaggtaagcccatgactgctctcgcagctgcattctgcacgatctgaagtttccgaacacttttcaaaggtagccccatgtagagagcatcacctcgaggtgatgagggcatgagtgactgtgagcaatgagtcccggtccattgTCGTCATTATAATATACCATTAATATGCCATTGTCATCATTATAATATACCATTAATATGCCATTGTCATCATTATAATATACCATTAATATGCCATTGTCATCATTATAATATACCATTAATATGCCATTGTCATCATTATAATATACCATTAATATGCCATTGTCATCATTATAATATACCATTAATATACCATTGTCATCATTATAATATACCATTAATATGCCATTGTCATCATTATAATATACCATTAATATGCCATTGTCATCATTATAATATACCATTAATATGCCATTGTCATCATTATAATATACCATTAATATGCCATTGTCATCATTATAATAGACCATTGTTTCTGAACCAGGGcaactacttaagaacttaatccattcattctacaaggcctgggagaaatggttcagatggctatctaaCTCTAAAAATGACAAAGcgaaaaataatcaaaattgtttaatataaactaaaataaagatatgtataaccaaaaatcgaataaaaaataatttaatccctgtctgagttcaattcaTTTGATAGttattagaaatctactaatattacaacctatgATTAAatctcactaacaaaaacaataaatataatccatctaagtcgtcacaattcaaacgcctgcttgcttgcaggtactacaggaaagacttaatgaactcaatctgtatagtctggaggacagaaggaaaaggggggacatgattgaaacatttaaatatattaaagggttaaataaggtccaggggggaagtgtttttaataggaaagtgaacacaagaacaaggggacacaatctgaagttagttgggggaaagatcaaaagcaacatgagaaaatattattttactgaaagagtagtacatccttggaacaaacttccagcagttgtggtagataaatccacagtaactgaatttaaacatgcctgggataaacatatatccatcctaagataaaatacagaaaatagtataagggcagactagatggaccatgaggtctttttctgccgtcagacttctatgtttctatgtttctatgtttctatgtttctatcttactatctctctcttctttctctcttctctgtttttttctctcccttttctccctttctacccTTTCTTTTCCCACGTTACTGTTGGAgtattaaatattacagctataagatatttaaataagacctctgaatacgaaatatttatatatggacaaatacctgaaatgtatatacaataatatatataaactgtgatataacaatactgtttaccccactcccctcccacttttcttttctgtactcccatcccccttccctgttttattcctttttgtataaattaataaagtatatttttttttaaaaagaacttaattcattccgcaaccaggttcttaagtggaaaggtttgtaagaagaagcaatttttcccataggagtcagtgta
This genomic window from Erythrolamprus reginae isolate rEryReg1 chromosome 1, rEryReg1.hap1, whole genome shotgun sequence contains:
- the CHCT1 gene encoding CHD1 helical C-terminal domain containing protein 1, with translation MVPIEVRLVHYVGGFTEDTFKICKDYLRPFKKTLQRLNMPKDYPKERKLLSTRKNLNILGEHINMFLVYNCKSWEVKHWKKLLWRFVSLFSTLDEKQLYKLYRYSKTDQFTKFLKVYCCLEYADMVSLPSNKKWAKLRDRWRLASCGLKFQESCDFPERRMPMKRCSTIQGKRFMKQRCATCDEFDELSFTTNEETASSSSSILY